The Balearica regulorum gibbericeps isolate bBalReg1 chromosome 5, bBalReg1.pri, whole genome shotgun sequence genomic interval ccgcagccccccggcaccCTGACACCCCCACCCACGCGTGGGCAGCGGCGCCCTGTGCCCCGTGCCAGTCCCTGACCCCCACggctgccccagctcccccatGCCAACCCCTGACCCCCATGTCCCCCATGCCAGCACCCtacccctgtgccccccccggTGTCTGCCTCGatgccagccccctgccagcccTCGTCCCGTGTCAGTCCCATGCCAGCCCCGTGCCAGCCCCTTATCCCCATGCCAGCCGCGTGCCAACCCGTTAGCCCCGTGCCACCCCTGTGCCACCCCTGTGCCACCCCTGTGCCAGCCCCTTACCCCCATGCCAGCCCCTCAGCCCCATGCCAACCCATTAGCCCCATGCCAGCCCTGTGCCAGCCCCTTATCCCCATGCCAGCCCCGTGCCAACCCGTTAGCCCCGTGCCACCCCTGTGCCAGCCCCTTACCCCCATGCCAGCCCCTCAGCCCCATGCCAACCCCTTACCTCCATGCCAGCCCCTTACCCAATGCCAACCCCTTACCCCCATGCCAACCCCTTACCCCATGCCAACCTTGTGCCAGCCCCGTACCAGCGCCATGCCAGCCCCTTagccccccgccagccccttAGCCCCACACCAGCCCCACACCAGCCCCGTGCCAGCCCCTTACCCCCATGCCAGCCCCTTagcccccaccagccccacacCAGCCCTGTGCCAGCCCCTCAGCCCCATGCCAGCCCCATGCCTGCCAGGTGCCAGCCCCATCTCTGcccccctcccagctctccGTGGACCAGACCAGCGTGGAGCCGGCTCCGAGCCCGAAGGAGCAGGAGTGGGCAGGGCCGGAGGCGCTGTGCCCGGGCTGGCTGGAGGATGAGACCCCTGATGGCGAGGTGTCCGAGGACAGCGGGGACCCCGACTGTGCCACCCACGCCTACGAGCTGCTTCAGAGCGCCCTGCGCCAGGAGGGGCTGCCCCACACGCTGGATCGATCCGCAGAGCCCCGCAAGGGTGGGGGGCATGGGGGAGGCTGGGATGGGGGGTACGGGGCTCAGGGGGCTGGGAacgggggggggtggcagggactGGGTGGTGATGGGGGGCACGGTGCCAGGCTGGGGACACGGAGGTGGCAGGGACGGGGGGCACGGGAgaggctgggatgggggggtATGGGGCTCAGGGGGCTGGGAAcggggggggtggcaggggctgggtgGTGATGGGGACATCGGGGGTGGCTGGGGGCTGACAGCCGGGCTGGGGTGCCAGGGACAGGATGGCAACTGGGTCTGTCCCCCCGTCCCGGGGCTGTTAACCCTTGCCTTGCTGGCAGGATTTGGCCCGCTGGACATGACCGTCTGCATCCTGGGCTCCCCCACCGCCTTCCTGCCCGTCCTGCTGGAGGGTGGCAGCCGCTGCCCAGGTGGGTACggcccccccccgtccccacccGTGAACCCACAGCGGGTGCTCCCCACACcccacctggctgctccaaCCCCGGGCCAAGGGGTCCCCCACACCCCCTTGTGCCTGTGGGATCGGGACTGGGAGGGAAATGGAGGCAGGGGATGAGGGTggcaccagccccccccccgtgccccacATCTGCAGCCCCATTAACCCCAGTACAAACCAGTGCTGGCAGCAAATGCCGCCCCAGGGTGCCGGGGCAGCCGCAGCACCACTCCCCCCGTGCTCCCTCCCTGGGTGGGTGCccctttgccccccccccccccacggtgTCCCAGGGCAGGGGACCAAGGACAGCCGCTGCCCGCTGCCCACCCGCAGGTGCCATGGTGCTGTGCCTGTCACCCACCTGGGCCAGCCGGGTGCCCTCGGAGACGTCCCCAGGCGCCtggtccctgctgctctcccgGGGGGTCTCCTTCGAGGCGGGTGGCCACAGCACCCTGGAGACCTTCGTGCCCCCCCGCCGGGCCAACTACGTGACGGGCACCTTTGTGGCGGGGGGCCCCGAGGGTGGCTGGGTGGGCGAGCTGGCCCGTGACCTCGACTGCCCCATGGGGGGCTCGGTCCCGCTCGCCCGACGGCTTGAGGACCCGCTGGTCACCCGCTGGGTGCTGGCGGCCCGTGCCGGCCTACCCGTGCCCCCCACCCTGGCCTTTGTCCTGGGGCCGGGGGGCCACCTGCCCGTGGACCCGGCGCCCCCCGGGGTGAGGCTGGTGCGGCTGGAGGACCCCCAGGGCCAGGAGAGCCTGGTGCAGGAGGAAGTGGGCGCCTTCCTGGGGGGCACCGCCATGGAGCCCTACAGCCAGGTGGGCACGGAGGGGGGCACCCACGGGGCACGGCGGGAGGGGTCGGCAGGGACACGAAGGGCATCCGTGGGGCACAAGAGCGGGGGGCGCCCGTGGGGCACGGTGAGGTGTGGgcagggacacgggggggggggcacggctgGGGCTCAAGGACGGGGGGCACCCGTGGGGCACGGCGGGGCATTCAGGGGCACCTGTGGGTCACACGTTTGTGGGGGTGTCACCAGTGACACGGGGTGGTGGGGTGGCTGTTGGGGCGGCGGTGGCACCGGGTGGCACAGCGATGGGGTAGTACGTGTAGGTGGTGGGGGCGGCCACGGTGTGGGGTGACACGGGGGTGTGTGCAGGTGGCGGTGCGGCCGGCGGGGTGGCGGTGGCGCGGCACAGGCGCCCACAGCACCCACGGGAAGGCGGAGGGGGCGGCCGTGGCGCAAGCGGTGGGTGCCCGGCTCCGTGGGCTGCGGGAGGAGGACAGCGTCCTGCTGGAGGCCCTGGTGCCCACCGCCCACCTGCCCGTGCCCCCCCCACGTAAGGCCCCCGCCCTCGGGTGCCCACCACCCTGGGATGGGAGGGAAGGGTCCCCCGGGCTCCCCCGGGTCCTGTGCCGGCCACGTTTCCGttccctggggtgggggggtgggtggccACTGGGGCAACCAAACTCCTGGGCTACTGGGGCAGGGCATGAAGGTGCCACCACcctggacaccccccccccggtcccctggggtgggggtggttgGTGGGGTGACCACCTTTGACTCCCTACGgtcccgtggggctggggggtgacAGCGGCCGTGTGGGTCCCCGCAGTCCCCTGGGGTCGGGGTGGGCTGGGGCGACCGCGGTCCCGCACGGGGTCCCAGCAGCCCACGGAGGGGAGCaggggtgtggggtgggggggtgtcggGCAGGGACCCCTGTCCCCGGGCGGCGGCCGTGCCTGCCCTGTCCCTCGCCCCCCAGGCAGCCCAGCCCCGCGGCTGCCCGTGGCCCTGCGCATCTGCACCCTCGTCTGCAGGTCCTGGGGGGACcggccccagctctgccaggtacggccccccccccctcgcccaCCCCCCCGGGACAGCGCACAGGCTCTTCCCCTTCGCCTGGGTGGGGTGTGGTGGGCATGGCCGTGGGCATCCCCAcccgtggggagggggggggcatGGCTGTGAGCATCCCACCAGGCTGTGGGGTGGTGGCACGTGTCCCCGTGCCACAGTGGCCCCGCGTGTCCCCGAATGCTGGTGGCCATCGGTGTCCCCGTGCCATGGTGGCCCTGGGTGTGCCCAGGCACTGGTGGAAGCCCATGTCCCGACGCTCTGGTGGCCCTACATGTCCCCAGGCACTAGTGGCCATCCATGTCCCCATGGCGTGGTGGCCCCGCGTGTCCCCAGGCACTGGTGGTAGCCCATGTCCTGATGCCCTGGTGGCCCCAAGTGTCCCCAAATGCTGGTGGCCATCGGTGTCCCCATGCCATGGTGGCCCCAAGTGTCCCCAAATGCTGGTGGCCATCCATGTCCCCATGCCATGGTGGCCCCAAGTGTCCCCGAATGCTGGTGGCCATCGGTGTCCCCATGCCATGGTGGCCCTGTGCGTGCCCAGGCACTGGTGGAAGCCCATGTCCCGATGCTCCGGTGGCCCTACACGTCCCCAGGCACTAGTGGCCATCCACGTCCCCGTGCCATGGTGGCCCTGCGTGTCCCCCAGGCACTGGTGGCCATCCATGTCCCCGTGCCCTGGTGACAGCCCGTGTCCCCACGCCTGCGTTGGCACATCCCCGCAGGTGGCGTGTGGCGTGGGGCGCGCGGAGGCACCGGTGCGGCACGGGGCGGCGCTGCCCCAGGGCCTGGACACCAGCCTGCAGCAGTGGGGGGTGGTGGCCCCCGGCCAGCGGCAGGCTCTGGCCACGCGGCTACAGGGGGCCGCCGAGGCCGCCATGGCCGCTCTCCTGGCCGCCGAATCCGAGCTGAGCCCCCAGCAGCGTGGCGGCGCCCGTGCCCACACCGACCTCCTGGGTGAGTGCGGGGGGAGCAGCGCCGGTTTCCGGCGGCCGCCCCACGGCGGCGACGTTGCCACCGCGGTGCTGAGCGCGGCATCCCCGTCCTCGTCCCCAGGCGTGGACTTCTTGCTGGCATGCGTGGATGACACCCTGGAGCTGGTGGCCCTGTCCGCCAACAGCCAGCGGTGCCTGGAGACCTGCCTGCTGGCCGAGGCCATGGGGCGCGCCGTGGGGGAGCCCCCCGGTGACCTGCCCCGGCTGCTGGCCGAGGCCCTGCTGCACCGGGCGCAGCGTCACCTGGTCGAGGGCAAGGACATCCTGCTGATCGGGGCCGGCGGCGTCAGCAAGAGTTTTGTCTGGGAGGCGGCGCGCGACTACGGCCTGAGGGTGAGGAGGCTGGGGTGCCGGCTGGTGGGCACTGCCATCAGTAGGTTTCAGAGTGAACGCTGGGTGGCACCCCGCGCACAGCAGTCACACCGTAGCCGTGCCCACGCCTCAGGCGGTTGCACTGCTGTCCCAgtcggtggggggggggggtggcagagctgcagggccGGGGtgggtgacaccccccccccccaccgccatGGTGACCCCTCTCTGGGGACACAGATCCACCTGGTGGAGTCGGACCCGGAGCACTTTGCGGCGGGGTTGGTGCAGACCTTCCTGCCCTACGACAGCCGGGAGCACCGGCGGGACGAGGAGCACGCGGAGCGCGTGACGGAGCTGGTACGCGCCCGGGGGCTGCGGCCCCACGCCTGCCTCTCCTACTGGGACGACTGCGTGGTACTGGCGGCACTGGTGTGCCAGCGCCTGGGGCTCCGCGGCAGCCCGCCCGCCGCCATCCGCGTGGCCAAGCAGAAGAGCCGGACCCACCAGCACCTGCAGCGGTGCCGCCGGGGCCGTCCGCCGCCCGCCGCCTTCGCCGTGCCCTGCCGCCGGCTGCAGAGCCACGGGGATGTGGAACGGGCTGCCGGTGCCGTGCCCTTCCCCGCCGTGGCCAAACTGGAGTTCGGGGCGGGTGGCGTGGGCGTACGGTTGGTGGAGAGCGCCGGGCAGTGCCACGCGCACGCCGCCCGGCTCTGGCGTGACCTGCGGGATGACGCCGACCACCCGGGCAtcgggctgggctggggcaaCGCCATGCTGCTGATGGAGTACGTGCCGGGCACCGAGCACGACGTCGATTTGGTGGTTTTCGAGGGACGGCTGCTGGGCGCTTGGGTGTCCGACAACGGCCCCACGCGCCTGCCCGCCTTCCTGGAGACGGccgcctgcctgccctcctgcctgcccgccgACCGGCAGGCGCAGCTGGTACGGGCagccctgcagtgctgcctggcTTGCGGGCTGCGCGACGGCGTCTTCAACGTGGAGCTGAAGTTGGGTCCGGGCGGTCCCCGGCTGCTGGAGATCAACCCCCGCATGGGGGGCTTCTACCTACGCGACTGGATCCGGGAGGTCTACGGCCCCGACCTGCTGCTGGCGGCCGTGCTGGTGGCCCTGGGGCTACCGCCGGTGTTGCCCGCTCGCCCCGTGCCCCGCGCCCACCTGGCCGGCGTTATGTGCCTGGGCTCGGAGCACGGGCCGACCctggcgggcggcggggggctggcGGCTTTGCGGGCGCTGCAGAGTCGAGGTCTCGTCCGCCTCAACCGCCTCTTCGAGGAGACGGCGGGGGCCGGGGAGTACGAGGAGCCCTGCCTGAGCGTGGCCTGCGGCGGGGCGTCGCGGGCAGAGGCTTGCCTGCGCCTGCTGGGGCTCTGCCAGGCGCTGGGCATCGACTCGCCCCGGTACCCCGTCGAGCATTTCCTGTCCCACTTCAAATAGccccgggcaggcagcggggacgCAGGGGACGCAGGGGGTGCAGGTACCGACCCGTTGTCctggcaccccccccccccccatcccgcagccccgccgccccaGTCCCCGGCATCCCCCCGGCACCCCGTCCCGCGGCATCACCCTGCTCCCCTGGACCCCAATCCCCTGCTCTGACACCCCGTTCCCtagcatcccccccccccccatcctggcATCCTCCCTACTCCCCTGCCACCCCCTCCATCGTCCTGGCACCCCATCCCCTGGCACCCCCCCGCCATCTTGGCACCCCATCCCCTGGCACCCCATCCCCTGGCAtccccccctgccctggcacccCATCCCCTGGTACCCCCCCCACCATCCTGGCACCCCATCCCCTGGCACCCCATCCCCTGCTCCCCAACATCCCCCCTggcatcccccccccctcccctgtcccccccttgtccccccctgccctggcacccCTGAACTCAGCCCCTCCCATGCCAGGGGACACGAGGGGGTGCTgaccccccagcccaccccatgccatccccagggcaggggcccCCGTTAACGAACCTTTGCTAACGGGGGGGTGAGGGCAgaccccccccacccgcccccGAGGCACCCAGGCCACCCCACCAGTGCAGCCTGGCACCCACCAGCATGGGGAGACCCTACAATAACAGATCTGCGTGGGGACACCCTGCAGTAATACACCTACGTGGGGAGACCCTACAATAACAAACCAGCGTGAGGGGGACCCTGCCAGAACAGAGCTGTAGCAGGGAGACCCTACAATAACAAACCAGCATGAGGGGGACCCTGCCAGAACAGAGCTGTGGCAGGGAGACCCTACAATAACAAACCAGCGTGAGAGAGACCCCACAGTAAGAGACTTAGGTGGGGAGACCCTACAATAACACACCTTGAAGGGGAGACCCCACAATAACAAACCGACGTGGGGAGATCCTACAATAATAGACCTGCACAGGGAGACCCTACAATAACAAAGGAGCACCCGGGGATTCCCGGTGGtagcagagcagctgggaaacCCCCCTGGGAAGAGATGGGGAGACCCTGTGATAAAGGGTTGTCACTGGGGAGACCCTACAATAACAAACCAGCCCCAGGGACCCTATATAACACCAGTGACCCTACAATAACACACagcccctgtagcccccacGACCCTACAATAACACCAGTGACCCTACAATAACACACagcccctgtagcccccacGACCCTACAATAACACCAGTGACCCTACAATAACCCACAGCCCCTGTAGTGCCCCAGACCCTACAATAACACACACCTCCTGTAGCCCCCACGACCCTACAATAACACCAGTGACCCTACAATAACACACACCTCCTGTAGCCCCCACGACCCTACAATAACACCAGTGACCCTACAATAACACACagcccctgtagcccccacGACCCTATAATAACACCAGTGATCCTACAATAACACACagcccctgtagcccccacGACCCTACAACACCACCAGTGACCCTACAATAACCCACAGCCCCTGTAGTGCCCCAGACCCTACAATAACACCAGTGACCCTACAATAACACACagcccctgtagcccccacGACCCTACAATAACACCAGTGACCCTACAATAACACACagcccctgtagcccccacGACCCTACAATAACACCAGTGACCCTACAATAACCCACAGCCCCTGTAGTGCCCCAGACCCTACAATAACACACagcccctgtagcccccacGACCCTACAATAACACCAGTGACCCTACAATAACACACagcccctgtagcccccacGACCCTACAACACCACCAGTGACCCTACAATAACACACAGCCCCTGTAGCCCCCGCGACCCTACAATAACACCAGTGACCCTACAATAACACACAGCCCCTGTAGCCCCCGCGACCCTACAATAACACCAGTGACCCTACAATAACACACAGCCCCTGTAGCCCCCGCGACCCTACAATAACACCAGTGCCCTGCAGCAACACGCAGCCGTCTCGGCCCCACAGTACCACTAGTGCCCTAGAAACCCGCGTGGACCCCGAGCTGGGTcagggcggggtggggggggggggggggggggggggcggaaaaTCTCCGTCTCTTTCGGGGCGTTCCTCCCCCTTCAGCTGTCGTCACGGCGGCGCCGACGAGGTCAGAGCGACGCGGCGGAGGCggggcagccccgcagcccgggGCCGAGCGGGGGGTGCCCAGTAAAGGCTGTGAGCGGCCGGCCTGGCTCTGGCGTTGTCCCTGCGcgtcccctccccgccgccgccgccgccgttcCCCCGGGACCCCC includes:
- the CARNS1 gene encoding carnosine synthase 1, whose product is MTVCILGSPTAFLPVLLEGGSRCPGAMVLCLSPTWASRVPSETSPGAWSLLLSRGVSFEAGGHSTLETFVPPRRANYVTGTFVAGGPEGGWVGELARDLDCPMGGSVPLARRLEDPLVTRWVLAARAGLPVPPTLAFVLGPGGHLPVDPAPPGVRLVRLEDPQGQESLVQEEVGAFLGGTAMEPYSQVAVRPAGWRWRGTGAHSTHGKAEGAAVAQAVGARLRGLREEDSVLLEALVPTAHLPVPPPRSPAPRLPVALRICTLVCRSWGDRPQLCQVACGVGRAEAPVRHGAALPQGLDTSLQQWGVVAPGQRQALATRLQGAAEAAMAALLAAESELSPQQRGGARAHTDLLGVDFLLACVDDTLELVALSANSQRCLETCLLAEAMGRAVGEPPGDLPRLLAEALLHRAQRHLVEGKDILLIGAGGVSKSFVWEAARDYGLRIHLVESDPEHFAAGLVQTFLPYDSREHRRDEEHAERVTELVRARGLRPHACLSYWDDCVVLAALVCQRLGLRGSPPAAIRVAKQKSRTHQHLQRCRRGRPPPAAFAVPCRRLQSHGDVERAAGAVPFPAVAKLEFGAGGVGVRLVESAGQCHAHAARLWRDLRDDADHPGIGLGWGNAMLLMEYVPGTEHDVDLVVFEGRLLGAWVSDNGPTRLPAFLETAACLPSCLPADRQAQLVRAALQCCLACGLRDGVFNVELKLGPGGPRLLEINPRMGGFYLRDWIREVYGPDLLLAAVLVALGLPPVLPARPVPRAHLAGVMCLGSEHGPTLAGGGGLAALRALQSRGLVRLNRLFEETAGAGEYEEPCLSVACGGASRAEACLRLLGLCQALGIDSPRYPVEHFLSHFK